A genomic region of Fretibacterium sp. OH1220_COT-178 contains the following coding sequences:
- a CDS encoding transposase, with product VSEVMGYLKGKSSLMIFDRFANLKYRYGNRRFWCRGYYVDTVGRNQKRIAEYIRTQLSEDRINDEQSLKEMYDPFTGEAVVGEGK from the coding sequence GTATCGGAGGTGATGGGGTATTTGAAGGGAAAGAGCTCATTGATGATCTTCGATCGGTTTGCGAATCTGAAATATCGCTATGGAAATCGTCGTTTTTGGTGCCGAGGCTATTATGTGGATACGGTGGGGAGGAATCAAAAGCGAATAGCGGAGTATATAAGGACGCAGCTGTCGGAGGATAGGATCAATGATGAGCAAAGCCTAAAAGAGATGTATGACCCGTTTACGGGTGAAGCTGTGGTAGGAGAAGGCAAATAA